The genomic window ATTGGAGAAGATATTCACAGACTGACCTGTTTCAATGTTTCAGATAAGATCTTTCTCGGTGATCTTTTGGCTTTCCAGCATGCTCTTCCAACCCCACGAAGGTGAGTTCTCGCTTTCTACATTCATAATATCTCTGTATCGTTAATACTTGCGTTTTAGAACTTGAGTAAATAGTGAGTTTGGTTGAGTTGTAAGTCGCCAGCATTGTTTTTCTACCAAGGCCAAATTTTGAGCTCTCAAGTCTTTAAAACCCAATCCTCCATCCCTCTAATCTTGACATAGTATCCCAACTCACTTAGTAAATCTTTCTTTGGCCCCTTCTGTCCCCACCAAAATTGTAAATAAAATATGTATCTCATTTACGGTTACAAGATAATGCTATTTGACAATTAAAATGgagataatttattttaatttgattcaaaGAGTTATAATTTGCATATTAAATTTTGCATACAGCAATTTATTAATCAATAATAAAGCCTTAAATAAAGCTCAAATTTACTGCGAATTAATTGTTAATTTATAAAATactgtgaaaaataaaaaaaattataatttacataATTACTTTATATCGATTTGAATTTATTTTCAGTTCAATCTAATTCAAATTATTATGATTTGATTGGATTATTTTATATCCtttcaaatttataattttttattattaacttttttttatgaaTTACATTCCATCcaaattttaacttttaaaaattctaaatcatTGATTGGTTTTTCAAATCTAATTAAATCGagttaaaataaaagataataatttaaattaaatcaaatcaaaaaataaattcaaatcatAGGATACCTTTTATAATAATCTTAATCAAATCTATATaatcaaaaaatcaaacaaacaaacaccCTTGGTTCTCctttaaatcctaaaccctagtagtcaccaaaaaaaaaaaaccctaaaccctagagtTGAGTCTAACCCTCTCCGGAGACAAACTTAAGAAAGTGAAACCATCAACCATGAACATGGATAGGATCAGTTTGTTACCGGATTCTATCCTTTGCGACATTCTTTCATACCTCCCAACAAAAGAAGCTGTATCCACCAGCATCCTCTCTCGCAGGTGGCGCCATGTTTGGAAGGATCTTCAAGTCCTTGACATAGATAATATACGCTTTCGGTACACTCAGGAATGGGAAGCTCGATTTGTTTCATATGTGAATGCTATTCTAGCTCAGCGCAATGCAGATTGCCCCATCGAAAAGTTCCGCCTCATTTGTAAAGAAGATTCAGAATATAGTCTACCCATCTTAACATGGCTTGATGCCATTATTAGGCCCCACCTCCAAGAATTGTATCTCTACCTTGATCTAGTGGTTGGAATTGACTTGCCTGAAGCCATACTCACTTTTCCATCACTCAAGTCCCTTGTTTTGAAACGTGGTGATTATTTCGATTATTATCCAGAGTTTCCAAATGTTTATTTGCCATCCCTCAAGAACCTAGAGTTAGATACCCTCTGTGTGGACCCCAGCAAACTTTTATCCGGCTGCCCTGTTCTTGAAAATCTTATGCTCATTGTACCGGATAGATTCTATGGTAGTTATGTTTATATACCTACAATCCAGATGCCTCGCACATTGAAAAGTTTAATCTTTGAAGATAAAAGCACCGTGGATAATGACATTAACCATCGTGTGATAGATACGCCATCTCTTGAATACCTCTATATGAAAATAATCGCGAAATCTAAGCTACAGGTTTCGTTTAGCAATTTCCCTAACATGGTGGAGGCGCATCTTCATATTCATCATGAACATGCTGTGCATGTCCCTTGGGTTCCTGAGCTTCTTCTGGCACTCCGCGAAACAAAATTGTTGGCATTGAAACATCTCACAACACTGGTAACATGCTTATGATAGGATTTGTTCGAGcgaaattttatgaaaaaatctttttaatttttatgtaattttttttatcaatttaataatACCCAAACAAACTCATAATCCCATGATTCCTCAAGCTAATTTGAATTTATAACTGtattatgaattatgaaataTAATTTATGTGTTCTCATCTTCTATACAGTGCTTCTTTAGTGGTGTAACTTTCGGGATTCCGGAATTTCCCCGTTTGCTGAATCTAGAGCTTGATGTTCCATGTTTGAACACAGACTTCCTGCTAAACTTCCTTCATAATTGTCATGTACTTGAAGCTCTCGCGGTTCATGTTTGGAAGGTATCAATACATTTCAGTTAAAGACTaatgtctctatttctttttctGTTGTTGTTTTCCGAGTCAATTGAGAAGTGTTATTATTTCATTTTTTGGGCCAGAGTGATATTTTTCGTCAGTATTATGGGCCAGCACCACCAACCATGGTTCCCAATTGTGTGACGTCACATCTCAAGAGTTTTGAGTTTAGAGGATATAAAGACTCTGCAGGTCAGCGTGAATTTATTGCATATCTTTTACAAAGAGGACTTGCTTTGAAGACTGTCACAATTCATCTTACATATGTTTTCGGCCAAGATACAAGATATGATATTGTCAGGGAATTATCTGCCATACCAAGGGGCTCTACAACATGTCAACTAAATTTCATTGACCTAAATCCTGTTAAACATGGTATGAACTCTCACTATCTCTATTCTCTGTTGTTCATTGATCAAAGTTGTTGAGAAAAAAATATCATGTTAGAACCTTAGAAGTTTTAAAAATTATTCAAGTTGCGTAACAGTTGAGTCAATTTTAGGCCAGTGTTCCACCTAAATTATTAAAAGATTTGTTGATGCTTATGAATGATTATGCACTTGAACATAATATCGGTGATTTGGATTTGCTAACTTTGATATTGGTAAGTATTTTGATTTCTCGAATTTCATCCTTAAAAAGTCTAGGGTTTTTTGTCTCTGATCCTTAGAAATTTATATATGCTGTTTAATGCTTTGAGTTGCACATATCCATTTGTGATGCATGTTGATGATGCAATATTGTATCTAAGGGTTGGAGAGAATTAGGTAAAAATCAGAGTGAActagggctggcaattcataccctacccgcgggtacccaatTCGGTCCAACTCGTTCGGATAGGATAGGATACCCTAcccgctgcgggtagggtagggtacagtCCGGAtatgcctgcgggtagggtagggtacgggtttagggtgtaccctaccctaccctatccgCACCTcaaatataacacatattttataaaaattaggtatataatGAAGGAATTGAGAGTTAAACCTACAACCtctcttatgtaatgacttaTAATAAGTGAATaaccactaaactagttagttaatttagtaatttagagcattagtttgttattttttatattattaatatgtataaaatttgaaatgattgaattttatgtttattttaaaaaaatttgatatttctgcgggtagggtagggtagagtaGGGTTTAAAACTTTAGgatgcgggtagggttagggttgagaaatTCTCAACCTGCGAGTAGGATAGGGTAGAATTTTAATAGAATTTTCAACCCGCGGGTAAGGTTAGGGTagagtccaaaccctaccctaccctaccctacccctTGCTAGCCCTAGAGTGAACAAAatagaaatttcaaaaattaagaccaaagaaaaaaaatagtttttaattaCATTATGTCTACTTACAGGATTATATTATACTCTTATTTATAGTATACTTCTTTAAGTGGACTATAAATCTAATACTAATCCGTCCTTTCCTTCAAAACAACCTTGTCCCTCAAGATTGCGGAAAAATTATACAGCCTAATTAAAATTGTAAATACCAATTACAATTAATATAGAACCAATTAAtcctaaaataatattttctatcTTATTTCTGCCGGAAGAACCATCAAAGGCGCACACCGCTTTCTCCAAACTGAACTAGTTTTGGTGAATGAGTAGGGTCAGATAGTTTTCCAACACCATCATCCGTCTTTAGTTCCTCCTTCCCCTTTCTCCCTCACTGCTAGTTCATCAACATTGGCACTGTTAATCGCGATCACGGTAGATAATTCCATATATGTTTCTAAACCTTTTACTTGTTGAATTGCTGGTGTTGTCATAACATGAATTGTGATTGATGTTGGAACTGGACCCTGAAATGTTGATTGAATTTCTGGATCTGAGATTTGAATTTTCACTTGTGCTGTAGTTTTTGGTAACACTGGATCTGGATTTTGAAATTGTGATTGATCTGTAAGTTTTATTCAATCTTCTTGTTATTGGACTTGTAAATTGAAATCTGATGATTCTTCTCCTGTTGTGATAGGATGCAATTCTTGGTGACAAATTTGATACTTATGCAAGAGATGTTCGATAGGATTGAGCGAGAATCTGGCTGATATTTATGCAGAAAAACAATATAAAATACCATTCTGTCTGCATTTGGATTGTGCTTCTTCCAAAATCGGAACCGGCGGCCGGCGAGTGTCTTTCCCGTGAAACTTTTCTCAACTTCCAAAAATCTTTGCGCTTCTGCAATTCCTTGATCCTTCCAAAATTGTTAAGTGAGATATGCCAATGATAACCATCTCCTGTACCATCAAACTTAGGAGATTTAGTCAATAAAAACACCGTTTGATATGATATTATAtcaaaaaataaagagaattagataaaaatcagaaaaaatagaATAGAAATCTCTAAAATTAAggctaaagaaaaaaaaattaacttttaagTATATCATATTCCTATTTATAGTATAATTCTCTAATTAGATTATACGCTCATATTACTCTAATAGTTGATAGCAAGTTAACAACTCTACAATCAGATCAACTGCAAAACGATTTTGGATGCATGATTAGGATATGaatcatgtttttattttttacttttctgtGAGTCTTTTTTCGCTTAATTTATTGAGCAATTCATAATTATTTGTTCTTATACTATGTTTTTGAGAATTGTTAAGATCATTTGTTTTCTCCAACGAAATGCTTTCTGGATGCCCTTATTTTGCAAAAAGAGGTAgtggaaattttttttatttggttagTTGTTTTGGTATTGGTTTGCTTGGTCATATTAATTATAAAAGAAACCTTTTATTTTCTACTCTAACTGGTTTTTAGAAGCACAACTAAACAATTGAAAGGTTAACAAAAGTTTTCTTTTCccagaaaatattttattcatattataaACCAGATACTAAATTAGTTGTTACAGATTatgaatatttatatataatgATTGATCTTTTATGTatacataatatttttaatattgtatatatttatatgcttttaaaatagaaaaattatttgttGGTANNNNNNNNNNNNNNNNNNNNNNNNNNNNNNNNNNNNNNNNNNNNNNNNNNNNNNNNNNNNNNNNNNNNNNNNNNNNNNNNNNNNNNNNNNNNNNNNNNNNNNNNNNNNNNNNNNNNNNNNNNNNNNNNNNNNNNNNNNNNNNNNNNNNNNNNNNNNNNNNNNNNNNNNNNNNNNNNNNNNNNNNNNNNNNNNNNNNNNNNNNNNNNNNNNNNNNNNNNNNNNNNNNNNNNNNNNNNNNNNNNNNNNNNNNNNNNNNNNNNNNNNNNNNNNNNNNNNNNNNNNNNNNNNNNNNNNNNNNNNNNNNNNNNNNNNNNNNNNNNNNNNNNNNNNNNNNNNNNNNNNNNNNNNNNNNNNNNNNNNNNNNNNNNNNNNNNNNNNNNNNNNNNNNNNNNNNNNNNNNNNNNNNNNNNNNNNNNNNNNNNNNNNNNNNNNNNNNNNNNNNNNNNNNNNNNNNNNNNN from Arachis ipaensis cultivar K30076 chromosome B09, Araip1.1, whole genome shotgun sequence includes these protein-coding regions:
- the LOC107618267 gene encoding FBD-associated F-box protein At4g10400-like; its protein translation is MNMDRISLLPDSILCDILSYLPTKEAVSTSILSRRWRHVWKDLQVLDIDNIRFRYTQEWEARFVSYVNAILAQRNADCPIEKFRLICKEDSEYSLPILTWLDAIIRPHLQELYLYLDLVVGIDLPEAILTFPSLKSLVLKRGDYFDYYPEFPNVYLPSLKNLELDTLCVDPSKLLSGCPVLENLMLIVPDRFYGSYVYIPTIQMPRTLKSLIFEDKSTVDNDINHRVIDTPSLEYLYMKIIAKSKLQVSFSNFPNMVEAHLHIHHEHAVHVPWVPELLLALRETKLLALKHLTTLCFFSGVTFGIPEFPRLLNLELDVPCLNTDFLLNFLHNCHVLEALAVHVWKSDIFRQYYGPAPPTMVPNCVTSHLKSFEFRGYKDSAGQREFIAYLLQRGLALKTVTIHLTYVFGQDTRYDIVRELSAIPRGSTTCQLNFIDLNPVKHGCNSW